agccgcaggagttttttgagcgagaataaagactacTTTCgggtagtaagacatgtataaaagcaacagataccattaataagaaggggctagaagcgtcttatatggtgagctaccgagtgactagcacaggcaagccccatactattgtggaggacttaattcttcctgatgccgtggatatggctggaggaaaaggccaaaaaaactaaacagacaATGCctccatcaaacaacactgtttcacgacacatcagtgacatggcaggagatgttttgaaacaattactgcttcgcatacaagccagtgaattatatgcgttacagctggatgagtcaacagacgtggcgggcctggcacagctcctggtatatgtccgttactcttatggggggtcaattaaggaagacaacGTCTTCTGAAAACCAGTGGAAACCAGGATATCATGAcaggatattttttaaagtactggacagctttgtgacatcaaatggactttggtggtcaagatgtgttggtatctgtactgatggcgcaaaagccatgacagggagacatagtggagtggtaacacgcgtgcaagcagttgctcccgaWgccacttgggtacactgcagcatccaccgagaggctcttgctgccaagggaatgcctgacagcttgaaagatgttttggacatcACTTTGAAAATGGTTatctttgttaaagcaaggcccctgaactctcatgtgtTTTCTGCATTATACAATGAtgtgggcagcgaccatgtaacgcttttacaacatacagaagtgtgctggttatcatagtattgacacgtttttttgaattgagagatgagcttaaaatGTTCTTTACTGAGCATAATtctcacttgtctgaccgcttgcaagatgacgagtttctcacacgactggcctatctgggtggtgttttttctcgcctgaatgatctgattctacaattacagggactctcctcaactatattcaatgtgtgggacaaaactgaggctatgattaagaagttggMgctcttttctgtctgcattaacaaggacaatacacaggtctttccatcattgtataattttttgtgtgcaaatgaactcaagcttacggacaatgtcaaatgtgatatagcgaagctcCTGAGTAAGCTGGGTGcacaattacacaggtactttcccgaaatggacaACACAAACaattggattcgttatcccttacatgccctgcctccagtccacttaccgatatctgaacaagagMGCCTCATCTAagttgcaacaagcggttctgtgaaaattttatttaatcagaagccactgccagatttctggatagggctgcgctcagagtttcttgccttggMAAATCGCGCTGTTaaaacactgatgccctttgcaaccacgtacctatgtgagaatggattctcggccctcactagcacgaaaactaaatacaggcacagactgtatgtgggaaatgatttaagactgagactctctccattacaacccaacattgcagagttatgtgcatcctttcaagcacacccttctcattaacctgtggtgagttattcacaatttttgacgaacaaataaggttttatatgtaaaatggctaaataaagagcaaaatgattgattattgttatttgtgccctggatctataagagctctttgttacTTCCCATgtgccgggttgtgacaaaaactcacactcattcttatgtaaCTGTCAAATAAGTAAGTAactgtcaaataaaatcaatcaaaacTCAACATTTTACATTGAAATCCCTAATGATTTATTATATTTCTCTCCTATCTGCCTCTTTCTCAGGTGTTTGATAACTATGCGGTGACCGTGATGATCGGAGGGGAGCCCTACACTCTGGGGCTGTTCGATACAGCAGGTAAAACAAAATGGCCGCTCCCCGCTACATGAGCTCTTATTAACTACAGTGTCTTGAGCATCGACTTGCAATACCttcttctcactcactcaccatgGTCTGCCTGTATTACTTTCACATGGTGCTTACATTGGGATTATggattgtgtttctctccagccATCTAAGCGTTTGAACRTTGCATGGGTAACTCACCTTGTGCACTAGCCTATGTAGTGATAGGATTTACCATGGtgtctaaatgtgtttttgtgtttgtgagtTAGTCTACTGGTGTGTTAGTCCACTGAGCTCAATTATTCGCTAGATAATGTAGTCCGTTGTGTAGTTGTCTTTATTTAGGCTTGTTCTTGCATATGAAAGGTAGCCTTGATGTAAACTCCTCAAAtgtttgctgtctctctctgtcgccctCCCCAGGTCAGGAGGACTATGACAGACTGCGACCACTCAGCTACCCCCAGACAGACGTCTTCCTTGTGTGTTTCTCTGTCGTATCGCCCTCCTCCTTTGAGAACGTCCGCGAGAAGGTGTGTGTGGAATATAACTTTAGTGTCCATTGGTTAGAACGTTTGAGTCATCTGCCTTTCACAACAcccccagatacacacacacacacatacacacacacacacacacacacacacacacacacacacacacgtgggacTAGTGTTTTCTAGCCCATGTCTTTACACCTGTGTTTCTCTATAAACATAGCATTATGTTCTTCTTTGGTTTGGGTGTTTTGTGAGTTGGGGTTAgtgttctttctctcccctccctctttctctccattacTCACACCTGCATAAAATGATTTACAACATGAAACCCTCCCATACTCTATGGACATAATATACTGCGGGATCAGAACCTAATAtgccccccccttcctctcccacaGTGGGTCCCAGAGATCTCCCACCATTGTCCGCGTACACCCTTCCTGCTGGTGGGCACCCAGATGGACCTGAGGGACGACAGCAACACAGTGGAGAAGCTGGCTAAGAACAAGCAGCGGCCCCTGGCCCCCGAGAGCGGAGACAAGCTGGCCCGGGACCTCCGGGCCGTCAAATATGTGGAGTGCTCCGCCCTCACCCaggtgcgtgtctgtgtgtgtgagagacacaaTCTCTATCTCCTAAGTCTGGCCCTGATTCAGGGAAACAGGAAATGGTGGGTGTGAG
This genomic window from Salvelinus sp. IW2-2015 linkage group LG30, ASM291031v2, whole genome shotgun sequence contains:
- the LOC111955034 gene encoding cell division control protein 42 homolog, which encodes MTRLLYSEXSRANPRSNNAWWWTDKMQTIKCVVVGDGAVGKTCLLISYTTNKFPSEYVPTVFDNYAVTVMIGGEPYTLGLFDTAGQEDYDRLRPLSYPQTDVFLVCFSVVSPSSFENVREKWVPEISHHCPRTPFLLVGTQMDLRDDSNTVEKLAKNKQRPLAPESGDKLARDLRAVKYVECSALTQRGLKNVFDEAILAALEPPETKPKKRCALL